The following proteins come from a genomic window of Manduca sexta isolate Smith_Timp_Sample1 chromosome 2, JHU_Msex_v1.0, whole genome shotgun sequence:
- the LOC115454500 gene encoding uncharacterized protein LOC115454500, which translates to MVRDHEKQQKREIHYPNVDGKDFHLDYNRHKPSDYITNNLAISHDSLEDKSVYVRDDKQIKSVKKELKNEDTEYLKDIYYQKEVAPKAVPFKLLKVCDRLLKQTQLKSNDIKIEVAIHYCRELLDTLFEKDTPTEISTENKDKVIDFKTNSNEDSGNECSHCLRYIFGSIKGMKDEDRVLNKKRPLSHLPPGPNGWFGPYNGRRDWMVLNENYPGMLRSYLNRFKKKIFN; encoded by the exons ATGGTCAGGGATCATGAGAAACAGCAAAAGAGAGAAATCCACTACCCAAACGTAGATGGGAAAGATTTCCACCTAGATTATAATAGACACAAACCTTCTGACTACATCACAAATAATTTAGCCATCTCACACGATTCTTTAGAAGACAAATCTGTGTATGTCAGAGACGATAAACAAATCAAAAGTGTaaagaaagaattaaaaaacGAAGATACTGAGTATCTAAaggatatatattatcaaaaagaAGTAGCACCAAAAGCAGTACCATTTAAACTGCTCAAAGTTTGCGATAGGTTGCTAAAACAAACACAACTTaagtctaatgatattaaaattgaagtTGCAATACACTACTGCAGAGAGTTACTTGACACTTTATTTGAAAAAGATACCCCGACAGAAATATCTACAGAAAATAAAGATAaagtaattgattttaaaacgaATAGCAATGAAGACTCTGGTAATGAATGTAGTCATTGTTTACGATATATATTTGGTAGTATCAAAGGTATGAAAGATGAAGATcgcgttttaaataaaaagagacCTTTGAGCCATTTGCCTCCAGGACCTAATGGTTGGTTTGGACCTTACAACGGAAGGAGAGATTGGATGGTGTTAAATGAAAACTATCCTggaat GTTAAGAAGTTACTTAAACAGATtcaa gaagaaaatattcaattga
- the LOC119188741 gene encoding uncharacterized protein LOC119188741 isoform X1, whose product MKSKLYLLICLWSCCIVSCGKMAPSELNAVKNSKDNKVDKSIDFLHKIKEDLRRNNDDYAEAMTRTITTTTHTVQSNQKFSYKKGNSNIIEDLNRRAYESFSDEENARESKEINFFTTATVKRFSKITQTKPAEPKVANNMNKLQMFFEENKDLLKEFIGNKAMAATNMISRPEPNFRMKAQETVKEVVLPNSEQLDMAPAKGGRIHMLRIKGRLCQRNVLIPEGPKYDSKGKIYLPAFSAGRKQFENTIAPKLILPRCCNCCKKSVLGCE is encoded by the exons ATGAAgtcaaaactatatttattgatttgctTATGGAGCTGTTGTATAGTGTCTTGTGGCAAGATGGCTCCGTCAGAGTTAAATGCCGTTAAAA ATTCAAAAGATAACAAAGTCGACAAAAGCATTGattttctacataaaataaagGAAGATCTTCGAAGAAACAACGATGATTATGCAGAAGCCATGACGAGAACCATTACTACAACCACTCATACAGTACAAAGCAATCAAaagtttagttataaaaaaggaaattcaaatataatagaaGATTTAAATAGAAGAGCGTACGAATCATTCAGCGATGAAGAAAATGCAAGAGAATCAAAAGAAATCAATTTTTTTACTACTGCCACTGTTAaaagattttcaaaaataactcaAACAAAACCTGCAGAGCCAAAAGTCGCTAATAACATGAATAAACTGCAAATGttttttgaagaaaataaagATTTGTTGAAAGAATTTATCGGTAATAAAGCAATGGCTGCTACTAATATGATTTCTAGACCCGAACCTAACTTTAGGATGAAGGCACAAGAAACTGTGAAGGAGGTTGTATTGCCCAATTCGGAACAGCTAGACATGGCACCGGCCAAAGGTGGTCGTATACACATGCTTAGAATTAAG GGTCGGCTATGCCAACGCAACGTACTCATTCCTGAAGGTCCAAAATACGACAGCAAAGGCAAAATATACCTCCCAGCTTTTTCTGCAGGGCGTAAACAATTTGAAAATACCATTGCTCCAAAACTCATTCTGCCACGGTGCTGCAATTGTTGTAAAAAATCCGTATTGGGgtgcgaataa
- the LOC119188741 gene encoding uncharacterized protein LOC119188741 isoform X2 yields the protein MKIMHLCYTQYSKDNKVDKSIDFLHKIKEDLRRNNDDYAEAMTRTITTTTHTVQSNQKFSYKKGNSNIIEDLNRRAYESFSDEENARESKEINFFTTATVKRFSKITQTKPAEPKVANNMNKLQMFFEENKDLLKEFIGNKAMAATNMISRPEPNFRMKAQETVKEVVLPNSEQLDMAPAKGGRIHMLRIKGRLCQRNVLIPEGPKYDSKGKIYLPAFSAGRKQFENTIAPKLILPRCCNCCKKSVLGCE from the exons ATGAAAATTATGCACTTATGCTATACTCAAT ATTCAAAAGATAACAAAGTCGACAAAAGCATTGattttctacataaaataaagGAAGATCTTCGAAGAAACAACGATGATTATGCAGAAGCCATGACGAGAACCATTACTACAACCACTCATACAGTACAAAGCAATCAAaagtttagttataaaaaaggaaattcaaatataatagaaGATTTAAATAGAAGAGCGTACGAATCATTCAGCGATGAAGAAAATGCAAGAGAATCAAAAGAAATCAATTTTTTTACTACTGCCACTGTTAaaagattttcaaaaataactcaAACAAAACCTGCAGAGCCAAAAGTCGCTAATAACATGAATAAACTGCAAATGttttttgaagaaaataaagATTTGTTGAAAGAATTTATCGGTAATAAAGCAATGGCTGCTACTAATATGATTTCTAGACCCGAACCTAACTTTAGGATGAAGGCACAAGAAACTGTGAAGGAGGTTGTATTGCCCAATTCGGAACAGCTAGACATGGCACCGGCCAAAGGTGGTCGTATACACATGCTTAGAATTAAG GGTCGGCTATGCCAACGCAACGTACTCATTCCTGAAGGTCCAAAATACGACAGCAAAGGCAAAATATACCTCCCAGCTTTTTCTGCAGGGCGTAAACAATTTGAAAATACCATTGCTCCAAAACTCATTCTGCCACGGTGCTGCAATTGTTGTAAAAAATCCGTATTGGGgtgcgaataa
- the LOC119189163 gene encoding uncharacterized protein LOC119189163 isoform X1: MIFLVFGLVVMKTNLFVGSNGVFLFHKDYYYTKSSNLIDRIRRQLMQDNYDYLPSESEDFPLNRGDVNGHRSPEKIIDDYDYHEQDKQRFNITDIVVPRAHEFEEKEIGYQGVSKNDLFYYLDDDKIGLNDYKNNAVSPKVKYKVMKVKSPHPNRRSLNFRRFIQEEGEGGVALMTLDDEPFPDFKLPKSRRQYMHESDNEDMENFMDDFTFEDY, encoded by the exons ATGATTTTCTTGGTGTTTGGTTTGGTTGTGATGAAAACTAATCTTTTTGTTGGTAGTAACggtgtgtttttatttcataaagacTATTATT ACACGAAATCATCGAATCTGATAGACAGGATTCGGCGTCAGCTAATGCAAGACAACTACGACTACCTCCCCTCTGAGAGTGAAGACTTCCCCCTCAACCGAGGAGATGTCAACGGACACAGATCGCCCGAGAAAATAATAGACG attATGACTACCATGAACAAGACAAACAAAGATTCAACATCACCGACATAGTAGTGCCTCGAGCACACGAATTTGAAGAGAAAGAGATAGGTTACCAAGGAGTGTCCAAGAATGACCTTTTCTACTACTTAGATGATGATAAAATTGGTCTGAATGATTATAAGAATAATGCTGTCAGTCCTAAagtgaaatataaagttatgaaG GTAAAATCACCTCATCCCAACCGCCGCAGTCTGAACTTCCGGCGGTTCATCCAAGAGGAAGGGGAAGGAGGGGTGGCCCTGATGACCCTGGACGATGAGCCGTTCCCGGACTTCAAACTGCCCAAATCTAGGAGGCAGTACATGCACGAGTCTGATAATGAGGATATGGAGAACTTCATGGATGACTTTACCTTCgaagattattaa
- the LOC119189163 gene encoding uncharacterized protein LOC119189163 isoform X2: MIFLVFGLVVMKTNLFVGSNDTKSSNLIDRIRRQLMQDNYDYLPSESEDFPLNRGDVNGHRSPEKIIDDYDYHEQDKQRFNITDIVVPRAHEFEEKEIGYQGVSKNDLFYYLDDDKIGLNDYKNNAVSPKVKYKVMKVKSPHPNRRSLNFRRFIQEEGEGGVALMTLDDEPFPDFKLPKSRRQYMHESDNEDMENFMDDFTFEDY; this comes from the exons ATGATTTTCTTGGTGTTTGGTTTGGTTGTGATGAAAACTAATCTTTTTGTTGGTAGTAACg ACACGAAATCATCGAATCTGATAGACAGGATTCGGCGTCAGCTAATGCAAGACAACTACGACTACCTCCCCTCTGAGAGTGAAGACTTCCCCCTCAACCGAGGAGATGTCAACGGACACAGATCGCCCGAGAAAATAATAGACG attATGACTACCATGAACAAGACAAACAAAGATTCAACATCACCGACATAGTAGTGCCTCGAGCACACGAATTTGAAGAGAAAGAGATAGGTTACCAAGGAGTGTCCAAGAATGACCTTTTCTACTACTTAGATGATGATAAAATTGGTCTGAATGATTATAAGAATAATGCTGTCAGTCCTAAagtgaaatataaagttatgaaG GTAAAATCACCTCATCCCAACCGCCGCAGTCTGAACTTCCGGCGGTTCATCCAAGAGGAAGGGGAAGGAGGGGTGGCCCTGATGACCCTGGACGATGAGCCGTTCCCGGACTTCAAACTGCCCAAATCTAGGAGGCAGTACATGCACGAGTCTGATAATGAGGATATGGAGAACTTCATGGATGACTTTACCTTCgaagattattaa